The genome window ACCGGATCGACAGCGGCGGGATGGAGATCGGGGCGCTCACCGCGTTCCTCGCCTATCTGATGCAGATCGTGATGGCGGTGATGATGGCCACCTTCATGTTCATGATGATGCCGCGCGCCGAGGTGTGCGCCGAGCGCATCCAGGAGGTGCTGGACACCGACACGAGCGTGGTGCCGCCGGTGGAGCCCGTACGGGAGCTGCGGCGGCACGGGTTCCTGGAGGTCCGGGGTGCGGGCTTCCGCTATCCGGGTGCCGAGGAGCCGGTGCTCAGGTCGATCGAGGTCGTGGCGCGGCCCGGTGAGACGACCGCCGTCATCGGGTCCACGGGCAGCGGGAAGTCGACGCTGCTCGGGCTGGTGCCCCGGCTGTTCGACGTCACCGAGGGCGAGGTGCTGGTGGACGGCGTCGACGTACGGACGCTCGATCCGCAGCTGCTGGCGAGGACGGTGGGGCTGGTGCCGCAGAAGCCGTATCTCTTCTCGGGGACCGTGGCGACGAATCTGCGGTACGGCAATCCGGACGCCACGGACGAGGAGTTGTGGCACGCGCTGGAGGTGGCGCAGGCCAAGGGGTTCGTGGAGCGGCTGGAGAACGGGCTGGACTCGCCCATCGCGCAGGGCGGGACGAATGTGTCCGGGGGTCAGCGACAGCGGCTCGCGATCGCGCGGACGCTGGTGCAGCGGCCGGAGATCTATCTGTTCGACGATTCGTTCTCCGCGCTCGACTACGCGACGGATGCCGCGCTGCGGGCGGCGCTGGGGCGGGAGACCGCCGAGGCGACCGTGGTGATCGTGGCCCAGCGGGTGGCGACCATCCGGGACGCCGACCGGATCGTCGTCCTCGACGAGGGCCGGGTCGTCGGCGCCGGGCGGCACCACGAGCTGATGGCGGACAACGAGACCTATCGGGAGATCGTCCTCTCCCAGCTCACGGAAGCGGAGGCAGCCTGATGGCCGGGCCGTTGGCACGGATGGCGGGGGCCGGGGCCCCCGATCAGCACTCCATGGACTTCAAGGGGTCCGGGAAACGGCTGCTCGCTCAGTTCAGGCCCGAGCGGTTCACGATGTACGCGATGATCGTGTGCGCGGTGCTCAGCGTCGGGCTCTCGGTGCTCGGGCCGTGGATCCTCGGCAAGGCGACCGACCTCGTGTTCGCGGGGGTCGTCGGGCGGGACATGCCGGCGGGTGCCACCAAGGCCGAGGTCCTGGAGTCCATGCGGGAGCGCGGGGACGGCGGGGTCGCCGACATGCTGGCGGGCACCGACTTCACTCCGGGCAAGGGCATCGATTTCGAGGCCGTGGCAGCAGTTCTTCTGGTTGCCCTCGGCATCTTCCTGGTCGCCGGGCTGCTGATGGCGGCGGCCACCCGGCTCTCCAACCGGGCGATCAACCGGACCGTCTACCACATGCGTGCGGATCTCCAGGCGAAGCTGTCGCGGCTGCCTCTGTCGTACTTCGACCGGCGGCAGCGCGGTGAGGTGCTGAGCCGGGCGACCAACGACATCGACAACATCGGGCAGACGCTTCAGCAGTCCATGGGACAGCTGGTCAACTCGCTCCTCACCATCATCGGTGTGCTGGTGATGATGTTCTGGGTGTCGCCGCTGCTGGCGCTGGTCGCGCTGGTGACCGTACCGGTGTCGTTCCTGATCGCCACGCGGGTCGGCAAGCGGTCGCAGCCGCACTTCGTCGCGCAGTGGCGGGTCACCGGGAAGCTCAACGCGCACATCGAGGAGATGTACACCGGGCACACGCTCGTGAAGGTGTTCGGGCGGCAGGAGGAGTCGGCGCGGCAGTTCGCCGAGGAGAACGAGCGGCTGTACGAGGCCGGGTTCAAGGCCCAGTTCAACAGCGGGATCATGCAGCCGCTGATGTTCTTCGTGTCGAACATCAACTATGTGCTGGTCGCGGTGGTCGGTGGACTGCGGGTCGCTTCGGGGGCCCTGTCCCTCGGTGACGTACAGGCCTTCATCCAGTACTCGCGGCAGTTCTCGATGCCGCTGACGCAGGTCGCCTCGATGGCGAACCTGGTGCAGTCGGGGGTCGCGTCCGCCGAGCGGATCTTCGAACTGCTGGACGCGGAGGAGCAGGAGGCCGACGCGGTGCCCGGGGTGCGGCCGGAGGAGCTGCGGGGGCGGGTGGCGCTGGAGGGGGTGTCCTTCCGGTACGAGGCCGACAAGCCGCTGATCGAGGATCTGTCCCTGGTGGTCGAGCCGGGACACACGGTCGCGATCGTCGGGCCGACCGGGGCCGGGAAGACGACCCTGGTGAACCTGCTGATGCGGTTCTACGAGGTCACCGGGGGCCGGATCACGCTCGACGGCGTCGATGTCGCGTCCATGTCCCGGGACGAACTCCGCGACGGGATAGGGATGGTGCTCCAGGACACCTGGCTGTTCGGGGGGACCATCGCGGAGAACATCGCGTACGGGGCGTCCGCGGCGCGGAAGGTGACCCGGGGGGAGGTCGAGGAGGCGGCTCGGGCCGCGCACGCGGACCGGTTCGTCCGGACGCTGCCGGACGGGTACGACACCGTGATCGACGACGAGGGGAGCGGGGTGAGCGCGGGTGAGAAGCAGCTCATCACGATCGCTCGGGCGTTCCTGTCGGATCCGGTGATCCTGGTGCTGGACGAGGCGACGAGTTCGGTGGACACGCGTACGGAGGTGTTGATCCAGAAGGCGATGGCGAAGCTGGCGCACGGGCGGACGTCGTTCGTGATCGCGCACCGGCTGTCGACGATTCGGGACGCGGACACGATTCTGGTGATGGAGAACGGTTCCATCGTGGAGCAGGGGGCGCACGAGGAGTTGTTGGCCTCGGGTGGGGCGTATGCGCGGCTGTACCGGGCGCAGTTCGCGGAGGCGGTGGCCGAGGTGGACTGAGGGGTGGACCGGCGGGGGGGGTGCGTTGTCGGGGTGCGATGTCGGGGTGCGGGTGCGTGGGGCTGGTCGCGCAGTTCCCCGCGCCCCTGAAAAAGCGGGGCTGCGCCCCTGCTTTTTCACGGCCCGCAGGGCCGTGTCTCTTAGGGACGCGGGGAACTGCGCGACCAGCCCCCACCGAACCCGCAGACGACTACACGCCCCCTCAGTCCAAGTAGCCCCTCAGCTGGTCCGCGAAGGCGTGGTCGCGGAGTTTGTTGAGGGTCTTGGACTCGATCTGCCGTATGCGTTCCCGGGTGACGCCGAAGATGCGGCCGATCTCCTCCAGCGTGCGGGGCCGGCCGTCGGCTAGGCCGTAGCGGAGTTGGACGACCTTGCGTTCGCGTTCGCCGAGGGTGGAGAGGACCACTTCCAGGTGTTCGCGCAGGAGCAAGAACGCGGCCGACTCCGCGGGGCTCGCCGCGTCGCCGTCCTCGATGAGGTCGCCGAGGGCCACGTCGTCCTCCTCGCCGACGGGCGCGTGCAGGGAGACCGGTTCCTGGGCGAGGCGGAGGACCTCGCTGACGCGTTCGGGGGCGAGGTCGAGCTGCGCGGCCACCTCGTCCGGCGTGGGCTCGTAGCCGCGTTCCTGGAGCATGCGGCGTTGGACGCGCACGACCCGGTTGATCAGCTCGACGACGTGGACCGGGACCCGGATCGTACGGGCCTGGTCGGCGAGCGCGCGGGACATGGCCTGGCGGATCCACCAGGTCGCGTAGGTGGAGAACTTGTAGCCGCGGGCGTAGTCGAACTTCTCGACGGCCCGGATGAGGCCCAGGTTCCCTTCCTGGACCAGGTCGAGCATGGTCAGACCGCGGCCCACGTAACGCTTCGCCACCGACACCACGAGCCGTAGGTTCGCCTCGATGAGGCGGCGCTTGGCCATCCGGCCCATGACGACCAGTTTGTCGAGGTCCAGGGCGAGTTGGCTGTCGAGGTCGGGGGCGCTGCCGAGGCGTTCCTCGGCGAAGAGGCCGGCCTCGACGCGGCGGGCCAGTTCCACTTCCTCCACGGCCGTCAGCAGGGGGATGCGGCCGATCTCGCGCAGGTACTGGCGGAAGAGGTCGGAGGACGGGCCGCTGGTGTCCGGGCGGGCGCGCGGCGGTTCGACGGGCTCGGGCGGCTCGGCCGTCTCGACGGCCTCGACCACCGCGCCCGGTGGTTCGTCCGGGTCGGGCGGGCCGTCGGGCGTCGCCTCGGGGTGGTGCGCGGCACGGCTCTGGGCGGGCACCGCGGTGATGACGTCGGGCTCCGCGTCCGGCTCCGCGCCGTCCGTACCGATGGCCGTACCGGTGTCGTTCTGTATGAGGGTCTGGGTCTGCACGGGGGCGACCTCCAGGAATGTCGCTGCCAGGGCGTACGGCAGCGGTACGTCTGGGATGGCGCGGGCGGCCTCTCCGCCGTCCATCCCGTACTCGTCGAGTGGAACCGCGGGGATCTCGGACCCATGGGGGACGGGTCGGCCGCGCTCCGAGGACTCAGGCACCGGAACCCAGTGTGGAGTACGACACACAGCCGCTACGAGGGGCGTGCGGTGACTTTTTGCGTCCGGTCCGTGACCTCACGGTTACTGTGCCGTACGAGTGCGCTGCCGGGAGGGCCCTAAACCGCTTGAAGGTCGTGGCGAACGGGGTGGCTCCGGCGTGGGATTGGCAAGTGCGCCGGGGACGTTCACGCCCGGGGCGCGCGTCGGCCCCGCCTCAGAGCGCCTCCGCGCCCCGCTCTCGCAACGCCTGGTCGTACTGCTGGAGCACCCACAACTCGTTCTGTACGGCGGCCAGCTGGGCCGGGTCTCCCTGGGCGGTGGCCCGCGCCAGGCTGCCCTGGACGTCGCGCACCCGGCGCTCGACGGCCCGGCGGCGCACGGTGACCAGCTGCGCGCCCGCGTACACGTCGTCGACCGTCTTGCGCATGATCGCCTCGACGGCCAGCTCGGTCACCATGGCCCGCACGGTGTCGTCCGGTGCCGCCTCGCGGACCCGGACCAGATACTCCTGGGGGTCCTCGGCGCCGTACTCGACGCCGCCCGCCTCGATGATCGTCTCGCGGACGGCCGCGTACGGGGCGGCGGTGAACTCGTCGACGCCGTACGCGTCGAAGGCGGGGGCGACCAGCTCCGGGCGCTGGAGGGCGAGTTTGAGGAGTTCGCGCTCGGTGGCGAAGACCGGGTTGCGCAGGGTGAGGGCGGGGCCGGAGGGGGGCCGGGCGGTGGATTCGTACGGCTGCGACGAGCGCTGCGCGGCGGGGGCGGGGCCCTGGCCGCCGCGGTCGCGGGCCCAGCGGGCGAGCTGGGCGACGCGCTTGACGACGAACTGGGTGTCGAGGATGCCGAGCATGCCGGCGAGCTGCACGGCGACCTCGTGCTGGGCGCCGCTGTTCTTGATGCGGGCCACGACGGGCGCGGCCTCGTCGAGGGCGGAGGCGCGGCCCGCCGGGGTCTCCAGGTCGTAGCGGGCGACGATCTGGCGGAGGGCGAACTCGAAGAGCGGGGTGCGGGGTTCGGTCAGCTCCGCGACCGCGTCGTCGCCCTTGGCGAGGCGCAGCTCGCACGGGTCCATGCCGTCGGGCGCGATCGCGATATAGGTCTCGGCGGCGAACTTCTGGTCGTCCTCGAAGGCGCGCAGGGCCGCCTTCTGGCCGGCCGCGTCGCCGTCGAAGGTGAAGATCACGCGGGCGCTGCCGTTGTCCATCAGCAGCCGGCGGAGGATCTTGATGTGTTCGCCGCCGAAGGCCGTGCCGCAGGTGGCGATGGCCGTGGTCACGCCGGCGAGATGGCAGGCCATGACGTCCGTGTAGCCCTCGACGACGACGGCCCGGCTGGCCTTGGCGATGTCCTTCTTGGCGAGGTCGATGCCGTACAGGACCTGGGACTTGCGGTAGATCGCCGTGTCCGGGGTGTTGAGGTACTTGGGGCCGGTGTCCGCCTCGTAGAGCTTGCGGGCGCCGAAGCCGACGACATCGCCGCCGATGTCGCGGATCGGCCACATCAGACGGCCCCGGAAGCGGTCGATGGGGCTGCGGCGGCTCTCCTGCGACAGCCCGGACAGGAGCAGCTCCTTGTCCGTGAAGCCCTTGCCGCGGAGGTACTTGGTGAGGTGGTCCCAGCCCTGGGGGCTGTAGCCGACGCCGAAGTGGACGGCGGCGGACTGGTCGAAGCCGCGCTCGGCGAGGAAGATCCGGCCCGTGTCGGCCTCGGGGCTGGTGGCCAGCTGTTCCGCGTACCACTCGGCGGCGATCTTGTGCGCCTCGACCAGCCGGATCCGCTCACCGCGCTGGTGGGAGGGGTTGTACCCGCCCTCCTCGTAGCGCAGGGTGATGCCCGCCTGGCCCGCGAGGCGCTCGACGGCCTCCGAGAAGGACAGGTGGTCGACCTTCATCACGAACGTGATGGTGTCGCCGCCCTCCTGGCAGCCGAAGCAGTGGAAGAGTCCCTTGCTCGGGCTGACCTGGAACGACGGCGACTTCTCGTCGTGGAACGGGCAGAGGCCCTTGAGGTTCCCGCCGCCCGCGTTCCGCAGCTGGAGGTACTCGGACACCACGGCGTCGATCGGGACCGCGTCCCGAACCGCCTTCACGTCCTCGTCGTTGATCCGTCCAGCCACGCGGCGATTCTACGGTCACCTACTGACATGGCTGCGCTGCGGAAGGGGCGCGGGGCTGTTTCGACATGCGGCTCCGCCGCGTGGGCGCGAGCAACCACGAACCACCCGCGCTCGCCCGCGCGCCCCACCCCGCAGACGCCTAGGCGGTCAGACTCTCCAACGGAACCTGGGGATTCGACAGCGCGTCCACATCCACCCGCGCCCGGGAGCGGATCAGTTTCTGGATCGGCTCAGTGACATCCCACACGTTCACATTCATCCCGGCCAGCACCCGCCCCTCCTTCACCCAGAACGCGATGAACTCCCGCTTCCCCGCGTCCCCCCGGATCAGCACCTGGTCGTAGGACCCGGGCGGCGCCCAGCCCGAGTACTCCATCCCCAGGTCGTACTGGTCGGAGAAGAAGTAGGGCACCCGGTCGTAGGTGACGTCCTTGTCGAGCATCGAGCGGGCGGCGGCCGGTCCGCCGTTGAGCGCGTTGGCCCAGTGCTCCACCCGCAGCCGGGTGTCGAACAGGGCGTGCGGGAAGGAGACGACGTCACCGGCGGCGTAGACGGAGGGGTCGGACGTCCGCAGGCCCGCGTCGACGGCGATGCCGCCGCCGTACGCGCGGTCGGCGATCTCCAGCCCCGCCGCCTCGGCGAGACCGACGCGCGGGGCGGCGCCGATGGCCGCGAGGACGTCGTGCGCCGGGTGCTCCTCCCCCGTGTCCGTGCGGGCCGCGAGGACCATGCCGTCCTGGCCGACGATCTCCGTGAGCCGGGCGCCGAAGTGGAAGCGGACGCCGTGCTCGCGGTGCAGCTCGGCGAAGAGGTTGCCCAGCTCGGGGCCGAGGACGCCGTGCAGCGGCGTCGGCTCGGGCTCGACGACGGTGACCTCCGCGCCGTACTCGCGGGCCGCCGCCGCCACCTCCAGACCGATCCAGCCGGCGCCCGCGACCACGAGGTGGCCGTTGTCCCGGCCGAGCGCGGCGAGGACGCCCTTGAGGCGCTCGGCGTGGGCGAGGCGGCGCAGATGGTGGACGCCCGCGAGATCGGTGCCCGGGATGTCCAGCCGGCGGGGCTCGGCGCCGGTGGCGATCAGCAGCTTGTCGTAGTGGACGAGGGTGCCGTCGTCGCCGAAGCGGACGGTCTTCGCCGTACGGTCGATCGCGTCGACGGTCTGGCCGAGGTGCAGCTCGATGTCGTTGCGCGCGTACCAGGACGGTTCGTGGACGAAGACGCTGTCGCGCTCCTCCTTGCCGAGCAGATAGCCCTTGGAGAGCGGCGGGCGCTCGTAGGGGTGGTCCCGTTCGTCGCAGATCAGTATCACGCGGCCGGTGAAGCCCTCCGCTCGGAGCGTCTCGGCCGCCTTCGCGCCGGCGAGACCGCCTCCGACGATGACGAATGTCTGATCCGCGTCGACCACTTGATGCCTCCTCTTAAGGGTGCGTCCACATGCGAGCGTCCCGCACACAGCGTGATGCGGGAAGAGGTAGTGACCCGATCAGGCCACGCAGGGTCACGTGTGAGTCATATCCCGTCCATCCCTGTCACATCCGGCGCATCCCTCACGTCCGTCCGGTCAGTCTCGCGTGGAGTGTGCGGGCGGAGGGGTCGGTGAGCGAGGCGATCTGGTCGACGATCACCCGCTTGCGGGCACGGTCGTCCGCCGCCGTGTCGAACAGCGCGCGGAACTGGGGTTCGAGTCCCTCCGGCGCGCGGGCGGTGAGCGCCTCGGCGAGTTCGGCGACGACGATCCGCTGGTCGGCGCGGAGCCGCTCCTGCTCGGCCCGCTGCATCACATAGCGGTCGGCGACGGCCTTGAGGACCGCGCACTCCAGCCGCGCCTCGCGCGGGACGACCAGTTCGGCGGCGTACCGGGTGAGCGGGCCGTTGCCGTACGCCTGCCGGGTGGCGCCCTCGGCGGCGAGGCAGAAGCGGCCGATGAGCTGGCTGGTGGCGTCCTTCAACCGGGCCTGGGCGACGGCCGTTCCGTCGTAGCCGTGCGGCCACCACTCCTGGTCGAGGAGACGGTCGAGGGCCTCGCCGAGTTCGGCCGGGTCGGTGTCGGCGGGCACGTACCGGCCGCGGGCGACCTCGAACACCGCCTGGCGTTCGGGCTCCGCGTGCAGGCAGTTGGGGTCGATGTGGCCCGCGTGGAGGCCGTCCTCGACGTCGTGCACGGAGTACGCCACGTCGTCGGACCAGTCCATCACCTGGGCCTCGAAGGTGGTGCTGGTGCCGGGGGCGTCCTTGCGGACCCAGTCGAAGACGGGGCGGTCGTCGTCGTACACGCCGAACTTCGGGGACCCGGGGTCGGTGGGGTGACCGCCGCGCGGCCAGGGGTACTTGGTGGCGGCGTCCAGGGCGGCCCGGGTGAGGTTCAGGCCGACGCTGACGAGTTCGCCGGTGGGGTCCGACCGGACGAAGCGCTTGGGTTCGATGCGGGTGAGGAGGCGCAGGGACTGGGCGTTGCCCTCGAAGCCTCCGCAGTCCTCGGCGAACTCGTTCAGCGCCTGTTCGCCGTTGTGACCGAACGGGGGGTGGCCGAGGTCGTGGGAGAGGCAGGCCGCCTCCACGAGGTCGGGGTCGCAGCCGAGGGCGGCGCCCAGCTCGCGGCCGACCTGGGCGCACTCCAGGGAGTGGGTCAGGCGGGTGCGGGGGCTGGCGTCCCAGGTGTGGGTGCGGGTGCCGGGGGTGACGACCTGGGTCTTGCCGGCGAGTCTGCGCAGGGCCGAGGAGTGCAGGACGCGGGCGCGGTCGCGTTGGAAGGCGGTGCGGCCGGGGCGTTTGTCGGGCTCCGGGGCGTAGCGCTCCGCGGAGGGCGGGTCGTAGGTGGGCGGGGTGTCGTGGCTTGTCGGGGTGTGGTGGTCGGGGGGTGCGGTGCCTTCCATGATTCGACAGTACGGGGAGGGTGTGACAAATGGGTGCCTACTCGTCTGCCGGGGACTGTTCTTTGGCGGGTACGGGTGCGTCGTGGCTGGTCGCGCGGTTCCCCGCGCCCCTTCGGGGCGCTCCTCTACGCCGATGCCAGCAGCGGCAGTGGCCTCGTGCTGGTCGTCAGGGACTCGTCGTAGCGGTGGAGTATCAGGTTCGCCATCGCGGGGTGTGTGCCCAGGGGGGCCGATGTGATCCAGGGGGCCGCTTCCGCGCATTCGCGGGCGAAGCGGCCGGGGGCCGTGAAGTAGGAGGCGACGGCTATGCGGGTGTGGCCGCGGGCGGTGAGGGTGCGGACGGCTTCGGGGACCGTGGGGGTGGCGGCGGAGGCGTAGGCGGGGAGGACGGGGACGCCGAGGCGGTCGGCGAGGAGTCGGGCCGTGCGGCCGGTGTCCTCGGCGGCCTCGGGGTCGCGGGAGCCGGCGGCGGCCAGGACGACGGCGCTGGTGCGGCGGGTGGCGTCGTCCACGCGCGTGCGCCAGCCGGCCTCGACGAGACGGGTGTGCAGGGTCTCCACGAGGAGGGGGTGCGGGCCCAGGGGGGCGGCCAGGCGGGTGCGGGCGCCGGAGGCCGCGGCCATCTCGGGGATGTCCTGCTTGACGTGGTAGCCACGGCTGAGGAGGAGGGGGACGAGGACCGCCTCCCGGTCGCCGAGCGCGGCGAGGGTGTCGGGGAGCAGGGGTTCGTTCAGCTCGATGTGGCCGAGGCGCACGGAGAGGCCGGGGCGCTGTGCGCGGACGCGCTCCATGAGGGCGCGCACGGTCGCCAGCGCGCGCGGGTCGCGGCTGCCGTGCGCCACGAGGACGAGTGCCGGTGCGGCGGGGCGCCGGGTTCCGTCGCGGGAGACGCGGCGGAGCTGGGTGGCCAACTGGTCGGTGATCAGGTTCATGATGTGCGCCGTACTGTCGAGGTCCGCGTTCGACTTGCTCGTCGTCGCCGTCATGGATCGATGGTGCCGGGGGGAGGTTGCCTGCCCGTTGCACGGTGGTCACGGGTCTTTTCCGGCAGTTCACCGTGCGGGGTGGGGCTGTGTGAACCACTGTGACCTGGTTCTTCTCCTCGTTCGAGTGAAGCTTGTCACGCCGGGCGGTGAACCGGAGCGATGCGGATGACGTCTTCGTTGGGCGGGATGACGGGTGCGATGGGGGCCCGTCGGAAACAAGCAGGACACACAGGACACCCCTGTGGGTCCGGGAGACGGGGGCCTCGGTGGGGCGTATCAGGCGGGTCGCGCGCGGGGTCCGGCTGCCGCGTACGCGGACCGGGCGGCGGCGGGCCGCGCAGGCGGTGATGGTGCTGTGCGCGCTGGCGCTGCTGCCCTCGACGTGGATGTTCACGGCGGCCGGTGACCGGCTGCGGACCACGGCCGACGTGCCGCGCACCGAGGTCGCGGTGGTCTTCGGCGCGGGGCTGTGGCAGGGCGAGCCGTCCCCGTATCTCGCGCGGCGGCTGGACGCGGCGGCCGAGCTGTACCGGACGGGCCGGATCAAGGTGGTGCTGGTCACCGGGGACAACAGCCGCGAGGAGTACGACGAGCCGGACGCGATGCGCGGCTATCTCACCGAGCACGGGGTGCCGGACGACCGCGTCGTCAGCGACTACGCCGGGTTCGACACCTGGGACTCCTGCGTCCGCGCCAAGAAGATCTTCGGGGTGGACCGGGCGGTGCTGATCAGCCAGGGCTTCCACATACGCCGGGCGGTCGCGCTGTGCCAGGAGGCGGGCGTCGAGTCGTACGGCGTCGGGGTGCAGGACCGGCACGACGGGACCTGGTACTACGGGGCGACCCGGGAGCTGTTCGCGGCGGGCAAGGCCTCCCTGGACGCCCTCTTCGAACCGGACCCCCGCTTCCTCGGACCGCAGGAAACGGGGGTCTCGGCGGCGCTCGCCTCGGCGGGTTAGCGGGTCGGCGCGTCAGTGCTTGACGGTGCCCCAGGTGCCCTGGTCCACGGCGCAGCCCCACTTCTTGCCGTCCGTGGTCTTGCCGTAGACGGCGAACTTCACCTCGTACAGGTCGGTGCGCAGCATGCGGGTGCTGACCTTGAACGCGGCGCTCTTGCCGGGCTTCAGGGTCTTCGCGGCGACCTTGACGATCTGGTTGGTCTTCTGGGTGATGCGGGCGCCCTTGGTCGTCACCGTGGCCTTGCCGAAGCGGAGGCTCTTGGTGTTGGTCACCTTCAGGCTGACGTCCTTGAACGTCACCTTCTTGCTGGAGTTCGTGAGACCGAAGCGGAGGCCGCCGTTGGTCACCCAGTTGTTGTTGTCGACGTAGAACTTCTTCAGGTAGGTGATCTTGATCGGGCAGCTCGCGGCGGCCTGTGCCTCGACGGACCCGGTGGGCGCCGTGGACGCGGCGGACGCGGCACCGGCCAGGCCCAGCTGGGCGGCGGTCAGAGCGCCGGCGGCTCCGAGGACGGCGACGGTGGTGCGCATACGGTTCACTTGGTGGTTCCTCTTCCCCCTACGGCCCTCGCACGGGCCACGTGACAGGACGTGCGCCGCACGGGGCTCACGGCACGACCCCCGTTGTCTGTGGCGCCCGTAGTTCTTAGCACGCCGACG of Streptomyces phaeolivaceus contains these proteins:
- a CDS encoding SanA/YdcF family protein: MVLCALALLPSTWMFTAAGDRLRTTADVPRTEVAVVFGAGLWQGEPSPYLARRLDAAAELYRTGRIKVVLVTGDNSREEYDEPDAMRGYLTEHGVPDDRVVSDYAGFDTWDSCVRAKKIFGVDRAVLISQGFHIRRAVALCQEAGVESYGVGVQDRHDGTWYYGATRELFAAGKASLDALFEPDPRFLGPQETGVSAALASAG